The Haloarcula sp. H-GB4 genome segment CGCTGTACGGTCACGCCCGACAACTGGACGACAGAGTTTCAGGTGCTAGAGTACGTCGACGAGCCTGGTGCACCGATACGCACGGATGCGACGGTCGAACTCACGGCAGGCCAGCCCGGTATCCCCGCTGACAACCCGCTGATCCTCGCTGACTCTGTCGCCGTTGGCAACGGCAAGAACGGGACAGCAGAACTGACCGGTCGCTGGCTGGAGTCAGGACTCTCGGGCGGAGCGATGACTGTCTCCATTTCTGACCCAGAAGTCGCGACGATCACAGGCGTGACAGTTGCTGAACCATTCAGTATCTCTGAGACGGACGTTACCAGTGACGGGACGTCCGTTGATATCCGGTTTGCCGATGTGGAAAAGAATGCCCAGTCCGTTGTCGGTGGCACTGACACGCGACTTGCCACACTCGACATCCGCGGAGAGAGCGCCGGAACGGCTGACATCGAAGTGTCGGTCGATAGACTGGACGACGACAGCGGGACCTCGCTTGAAGCGAACACGGAATTGGGTGTCGTCATCGTCGGTCCGCCGCCGGTCACCGGGAGTACCGAGCCAACTGACCCCGACGGCGACGGGCTATTTGAGGATGTTAACGGCAACGGTCGGGTAGACTACGATGACATCCAGTTGCTGTTCGACAGCTTTGACGACGACAGCGTCGCGCTCAATAAGACTGCGTACGACTTCAACGAGAACGGCAAGCTCGAATACGACGATATCGTCACGTTGTACAGCGAGGTCAACTGAGTTGGAGCGGGTCCCCCTGTGCCGGCGTCACTGTTAACACGTTCGGGCGTCCACGTAAGTGTATGAGCAGCACAGCGGACGACGGCGATCCGAACTTCGGGGGCGAGGACGTTGCCGTCACCGAGCAGGCAGCAGGAGAGGCGCTGGACCTCCTCGAAAGCGAAGGCATGGACATCGAAGAATCCGGGCTCCGTCTGTACGTCCAGCAAGGCGGCTGTGCCGGCCTCTCCTACGGGATGCGGTTCGAACACGCACCTGAGGAAGACGACGAGGTGTTCGAGCGCAACGGACTCCGCGTGTTCGTCGACGACGCCAGCATCGACTATATCGAAGGGTCAGTCCTCGACTACGAGGGCGGCCTGCAGGGGGCCGGGTTCCACGTCCAGAACCCGAACGTGGTCAGCGAATGCGGTTGTGGCGAGTCCTTCCGGACGTAGTTACTCTTCGAGCTCGAACGCCACGACAACCTCAGCCTGGTACTCGCGGCCTTCGACGCCTGCAATTTCGACGCCGAGTTCCTCAACCTCGACCCACTTGAGATTGTCCAGTGTCGCCTCCGCACGCTCGATCGCGTCGTCGGCGGCTTTGTCGAAGCTTTCCGGACTGGTCCCGATGAGTGTGATCTTTTTGAAAACCATTTGCGTGCCATTCGTTCACACAGCGATGTGATAAAAGTACGGACAGGTCACTGAGACTGCCGGTTCAGCAGCGTCTCGACGTGGCCGACCACGTCGGTAAGGTGTGCCGTCCCCCAGATAGCCACGATAATGGCTCCGATCGTATCGAACACGAGATCGAGCATCGTGTCGGTGAGCCCGAACTGTGTCAGAATCGTGTCGTTCCCGGTCGCCGAGGCGGCAAGCGTAATCGAGAACTCGATGACCTCCCAGAACACACCGAAAGCCATCACGAACAGGAGGAGGAACACGAACATGAACCGCGAGGGAATCGAGATTTCGTCGGTGTGCTCGTCGAGCGCGCGAACCGTCGTGTACCCGACCGCGGCGACGACTGACGACGAGAGAGCGTGGGTGAAGTGGTCCCACCACCATATCGTGACGTAGAAATTCTCCTCGGCCCCCGGAAGGCCAACAGTTCCGAGCGCGTGGAAGAACGCTGCGGAGGTAATCCACAGGGTCAATGCTGGGTCGAGCGCGATACCGTAGTCCCGTTCCAGTAGCGCCGGGAGTTGTGTGACGATGATGGCGACGCCCGAATTGACGATGATACCGACGTTGCCCCGCTCGATACCGACCGCGAATAGGCCGATGAGGGCAATCGACAGACTTCGCGACAGCCGTTGCTGTGTTGCCGTACTGATGCTGAAGCGGTCACGGACCCTCATACGTCCGGCTGGACCTCCTCTGGAAGGCGGCTGGTCCCAGCCTGCCGGCGGACGTAGTATGCGAAAACCACACCGGCACCGATGCCGGCGATGGTCGACGCGACGAACTCCCACATCACCGCTTCCTCGATGACGTGTTCGGACACCGTTGGGTCGATGATGAAGGTGGTCCCGAGAAACTGGTCGGCTACCCAGCGGACGACTGCCCAGGCGCCGGCGGTAGCCATCGTGGTGATGGCGACGAAGACAACGGCGAACCGAGGCGTCATCCGGACAGGGGTAAAGAGCTGGAGTTCGACAGCGAGAATGAGCGCGATGGCGGCAACCGAGAGGTACGTGGCGAGATTACCAGTCATCGAGAGCGTCGCAAACAGACGGCCGACAACGGGCGACGCCGCCAGCAAGAGGATTTCCCAGGGGAGCATGGCGTCCCGGTTGCGCAATAGCACCGGCGGAAACAGCGCCAGCGCCGCGACAGCGGCCGCGAATCCGGCCCACAACAAGTCGGCCTGAACAGCACTTGTCACTGAAACGGCTGCGAGCATAGCGACGATGCACCACGCCGCGAGGGCGTTGACGCGCTTGTCCCGGAGCAACCGCGCTACGTCTCGGCTCATATTATCTGGTGAATCCCAACTGGAAAAACCCTATCGACCGATGCCGGCGGCGTGGGCTGTTCAGATAGCTCCATACGCCATGGCATACGCGAGCGCAGCGATGGTCACTGCCGCAAGCCCCGTCACGACCGTCTCCAGCCAGTCGACGCCGTCACTGAACGGCCGAGTCGGCGCGCCGACGACGCCCAGTGCGAGGACGCTGAACACGAAGTGCGCCGACTGTTCAAGGGTCGGTGCGGGCATGAACAGGACGGCTGCTGCATACCCCAGTCCCAGCGCTGCCCGTGGACGGACGAGCCCCGTCAGCGTGTAGCCGCGGAGGTGGACGTACGTCCATACAGCGAGCCACACTGTCGCAAGTTCGATAGCGAACGCCGCCAGCAGGTGCGTCGTCGGGTCGGGGTGGAGTATCACCCGCTCGGCGACGAGGGTCACGTCGAAGGGGTAGAAGAACGGGGGCGGACCGCCGGTGAAGAGGTCGCCGAACGGGTGGCTGAGGAGTCCCAGTAGCGCCAGTACGGTCACCGTCTGGGGGCTGATATCGCGTGACTGTGCGACTGTAGCCACACCCAGCACAGCCAGAACGAACACGAGCATCACGAGCCCTGCGACGGGGCCGCTGACTGCGCCCGTGAGAACGGTCAGTGCGACGCCGATGGACAGCGCGCCGGCTCGGGCAGTCCGTGAGTTACTTGCCCAGAGGCCGGCCGCGGCGGCGAGTGCCGTCCCTAACAGAAGCGAGTGTGTCGGCCCGCGGTGGACGACGTTCGCGGTCTCCCAGAAGCCGTCTGCCGTCAGATTCTCGGCGGCCCCGACGAGTAGCCCGAAGGGGGCGTAGACGATATCCACGTCGGGAACTGCGGCGAACAGGCCGGCGATGACGCCCAACTGGACCGCTCGCTCGCGGGAGAGCCCCAGCCACCACGCGGCGAGGGCTCCGAGGGCGAACGCGAATAGTGCGTGCCCGACGAACATACCTCGAGTAAGATGTCGATAGGCTTAAACACCACGTGTGAACGGGTAGCGCGGCACTTGACCCCGCTCAGGACTCT includes the following:
- a CDS encoding iron-sulfur cluster assembly accessory protein — its product is MSSTADDGDPNFGGEDVAVTEQAAGEALDLLESEGMDIEESGLRLYVQQGGCAGLSYGMRFEHAPEEDDEVFERNGLRVFVDDASIDYIEGSVLDYEGGLQGAGFHVQNPNVVSECGCGESFRT
- a CDS encoding metal-dependent hydrolase: MFVGHALFAFALGALAAWWLGLSRERAVQLGVIAGLFAAVPDVDIVYAPFGLLVGAAENLTADGFWETANVVHRGPTHSLLLGTALAAAAGLWASNSRTARAGALSIGVALTVLTGAVSGPVAGLVMLVFVLAVLGVATVAQSRDISPQTVTVLALLGLLSHPFGDLFTGGPPPFFYPFDVTLVAERVILHPDPTTHLLAAFAIELATVWLAVWTYVHLRGYTLTGLVRPRAALGLGYAAAVLFMPAPTLEQSAHFVFSVLALGVVGAPTRPFSDGVDWLETVVTGLAAVTIAALAYAMAYGAI
- a CDS encoding dodecin, with the protein product MVFKKITLIGTSPESFDKAADDAIERAEATLDNLKWVEVEELGVEIAGVEGREYQAEVVVAFELEE